Proteins found in one Oreochromis niloticus isolate F11D_XX linkage group LG22, O_niloticus_UMD_NMBU, whole genome shotgun sequence genomic segment:
- the LOC100691665 gene encoding major histocompatibility complex class I-related gene protein, which translates to MDKEKMKLFLLILLCCGSFAVKHSLKYFVTGSSGAPNIPELFGVLMVDGIQVGYCDVSKKILEPRQEWAKNILEKHPEQLGWYKSKCFEEQPNFFRELISSLKQQFNRSEGVHILQRIDGCEWDETTGEVIGIIQYHYNGEDFLEFDLKKQTWIALKPEADVTKQKWDTDQPGIKHKENDLKNICPNYLKLYVEYEKRFPQTKVLPSVSLLQKTPSSPVSCHATGFYPDRAVMFWRKDGEELHEGVEIGEILPNNDGTFQLSVNLNVSSVTPEDWRRYECVFQLSDVENNSVNTLNKTVIRTNESKRNSGESHFDKATPIVVAVGAVLMLIVLV; encoded by the exons TGAAACACTCGCTGAAGTATTTTGTCACTGGATCCTCTGGAGCTCCAAACATCCCAGAACTTTTTGGTGTGTTGATGGTTGATGGCATTCAGGTGGGTTACTGTGACGTGAGCAAGAAGATATTGGAACCAAGACAGGAGTGGGCGAAGAACATTTTAGAAAAACACCCTGAGCAACTGGGCTGGTACAAGAGCAAGTGTTTTGAGGAGCAGCCAAACTTCTTCAGAGAGCTGATTTCCAGTTTGAAACAGCAGTTCAATCGAAGTGAAG GTGTCCACATTTTACAAAGGATAGATGGCTGTGAATGGGATGAAACCACTGGGGAGGTTATTGGTATAATACAGTATCATTATAACGGAGAAGACTTCCTTGAATTTGATCTGAAGAAACAGACATGGATCGCACTGAAACCAGAGGCTGACGTTACCAAACAGAAATGGGATACGGACCAAcctggaataaaacacaaagaaaatgacCTCAAAAACATTTGTCCAAATTATCTGAAGCTGTATGTGGAGTATGAGAAAAGATTCCCACAGACAAAAG TTCTTCCCTCAGTGTCTCTCCTCCAGAAGACTCCCTCCTCTCCAGTCAGCTGCCACGCTACAGGTTTCTATCCTGACAGAGCCGTGATGTTCTGGAGGAAAGATGGAGAGGAACTTCATGAAGGTGTGGAGATAGGAGAGATCCTCCCCAATAATGATGGAACCTTCCAGCTGAGTGTTAACTTGAATGTTTCATCAGTCACACCTGAAGACTGGAGAAGATACGAGTGTGTGTTTCAGCTCTCTGATGTTGAGAACAACAGTGTCAACAcactgaataaaacagtgatCAGAACCAATGAATCTAAAAGAAATTCGG GAGAGTCGCACTTTGACAAGGCAACCCCCATCGTTGTTGCAGTGGGTGCTGTTCTTATGCTCATTGTGTTGGTTTGA